The following are encoded in a window of Roseimaritima ulvae genomic DNA:
- a CDS encoding carbohydrate binding domain-containing protein, whose product MVLFTSLIVTVIAFAGFQRLRIQEQDASMQRDWNESAVLASSAVEYALTKLGNDPDWRTAYADRVAGNYSDPLALGRGTIRWQLEDPVDGDLTDNPDDPVRIYGLGTVGSSQRVFSMLAWPAGSPLDALRSAVHAGGNLDVTCSLDVRNGPATANDELQIATGTLLGDVEVTSVDRPDSVVGTVTKLPVPKTMPSSIVYAVYEALASTIPPTDLGSGSDLVLEDALVSPDQAPTTGTVANPDGVYRIQLADYQSLTIRDCRIEGTLLVELGRYATLSIGPRVLWQPARSDYPALLVDGTADYSGEVMIECSGDLDEANTGVNFNPATTPYYGDGDNDLSDSYTASLNGLLHIIRGDVGVNLSDTVIRAPNKIRGCILADGEVRIDQDSILAADPLLYAKPPQGYASFPDPDNLLTNGDMENGAAGWSKLGANTSLITSTDAHEGAASVLVTDRDTPSTGIQQDITARLLSGFEVSSELWLKMADQQETVELVLEVDSSGEGVQRWVQSAAVDTDWTSVRLEHEPMWSGTLNYARWQIRSTASSQEFWLDEAIVQQSGEGPASTLSAVSGSWRAESVP is encoded by the coding sequence GTGGTCTTGTTTACGTCGTTGATCGTGACCGTGATCGCGTTTGCCGGTTTTCAGCGGCTGCGCATCCAAGAGCAGGATGCGAGCATGCAACGGGACTGGAATGAGTCGGCGGTGTTGGCGTCGTCCGCGGTTGAATACGCGCTTACCAAGTTAGGCAACGATCCCGATTGGCGAACGGCTTATGCCGATCGCGTGGCGGGCAACTACAGCGATCCGCTGGCCTTGGGGCGGGGCACCATCCGCTGGCAATTGGAGGACCCGGTTGACGGCGATCTGACCGACAACCCGGACGATCCGGTGCGGATCTACGGGCTGGGCACGGTGGGCAGCAGCCAGCGGGTGTTCAGCATGTTGGCTTGGCCGGCCGGCAGCCCCCTCGATGCGCTTCGCTCGGCCGTGCATGCCGGCGGCAACCTCGACGTGACCTGTTCGCTGGACGTTCGCAACGGTCCGGCGACGGCCAATGACGAGTTGCAGATCGCTACAGGAACGCTGTTGGGTGACGTGGAAGTGACTTCGGTGGATCGTCCCGATTCGGTGGTGGGCACGGTCACCAAGTTGCCGGTTCCCAAAACGATGCCCAGCAGCATCGTGTACGCGGTGTACGAGGCGCTGGCGTCGACGATCCCACCCACCGATCTGGGCTCCGGTTCGGACTTGGTCCTGGAAGACGCCTTGGTTTCTCCCGATCAAGCTCCCACCACTGGCACGGTCGCCAATCCCGATGGCGTGTACCGCATTCAGTTGGCGGACTACCAATCTCTAACGATCCGGGATTGCCGCATCGAGGGCACGCTGTTGGTGGAACTAGGCCGCTATGCCACGCTTTCGATCGGTCCGCGTGTGCTCTGGCAACCCGCCCGCTCCGACTATCCGGCGCTGTTGGTCGATGGCACGGCCGACTACAGTGGAGAGGTGATGATCGAATGTTCGGGCGATCTGGACGAAGCCAACACGGGCGTCAATTTCAATCCTGCGACGACGCCCTACTACGGCGACGGCGACAACGATCTGTCGGACAGTTACACCGCTTCGTTGAACGGGTTGTTGCACATCATCCGCGGCGACGTGGGCGTCAACCTGTCGGACACCGTGATCCGGGCTCCTAATAAAATTCGCGGCTGTATCTTGGCCGATGGCGAAGTTCGGATCGATCAAGATAGTATCCTGGCCGCCGACCCGCTGCTGTATGCCAAGCCGCCGCAGGGTTACGCCAGTTTTCCCGATCCCGACAACTTGTTGACCAACGGCGATATGGAAAACGGCGCCGCCGGCTGGAGCAAACTGGGCGCCAATACCAGCTTGATCACTAGCACCGACGCGCACGAGGGAGCCGCCAGTGTGTTAGTGACTGACCGGGACACGCCCTCGACGGGGATCCAGCAAGATATCACCGCGCGGCTGCTCAGCGGCTTTGAAGTCAGCTCCGAACTGTGGTTGAAGATGGCCGACCAGCAGGAAACGGTTGAACTGGTATTGGAGGTCGACAGCTCTGGCGAAGGCGTGCAGCGATGGGTGCAGTCCGCCGCCGTGGACACCGACTGGACCAGCGTGCGATTGGAGCACGAGCCGATGTGGAGCGGAACGTTGAACTACGCTCGCTGGCAGATCCGCAGTACCGCATCGAGCCAGGAATTTTGGCTGGACGAAGCGATCGTGCAACAATCCGGGGAAGGACCGGCATCAACCCTCTCCGCCGTCTCCGGCAGCTGGCGCGCCGAAAGCGTACCGTAG
- a CDS encoding PulJ/GspJ family protein, translating into MKVTRRLYFCTRLLPGFSGSARRGGFTLLELSLSVLIVSLLMLGLFSSVQLVTTASRLQDGPVGQTTDLARHLEQLSADVRLAQTLVERSSDAVEMTVPDQDGDGDAEIIRYQWWGAVDQRWTRTVTYSLTPNEPVTTVLANNVTQLDLSYLAATYGPADTDQEIESDEVLLLAHDDRPADSGKRVLFIVSDPDSLRNRDADKLAWMQSWGYTVEPIAASASASSLQQAWQRNDVIYISETTSSNTLGSKVTDAPIGVVCEEAYLCDELGVTTSVGNAVDYQYLSSTVGTHFLTEGWLPGDAVSISTKRQTVRNLSDDESDQAPGLQVLATRAGQPALAVLDQHAQLIASDADAGLTAGETTVFSQWSPTSEISNDTVASKVALDEDAMVSSITAYVKLPFAGSTRFAIFADNAGEPGDLIAETGIAYTLFSATGWVKIDFADACMLEAGDYWLAIAVPSGVQVRYDDSGGTSRCSSTHSLAGFDSSWQNTFGPDPNNARLSAYLTYDAIRYAAGRRVFLPWGSSGFEVTHLNEQGQGLMLRALQWAADAVPDNPGLDLPLSGSLSGGQYLAPPLPDNATGWRVTRLFCRLKKLEDASYQNVQFRLVSATLDERPSPYLLEEASVVFDYQFSSKDYVWYEIPFAASGDLRTDRGVCLTVSGGGAQAAVILNYDDGAKPTTGDTLLLQSLDQGNTWSPPSAEADLRFYLYGHYQTRGEPQW; encoded by the coding sequence ATGAAGGTCACACGCCGCTTGTATTTTTGCACTCGTCTGCTGCCCGGGTTCTCCGGGAGTGCGCGTCGCGGTGGGTTCACGCTGCTGGAGTTGAGCCTATCGGTGTTGATCGTCAGCCTGTTGATGTTGGGCTTGTTCTCTTCAGTTCAACTGGTCACCACGGCGTCCCGATTGCAGGACGGACCGGTGGGCCAGACCACCGACCTGGCTCGCCATCTGGAACAACTATCGGCAGATGTCCGTCTGGCCCAGACTCTGGTGGAACGTTCGTCCGACGCCGTGGAAATGACCGTGCCGGATCAGGATGGGGACGGCGACGCGGAAATCATCCGCTATCAGTGGTGGGGAGCCGTCGATCAACGTTGGACACGGACCGTCACCTACAGCCTGACGCCCAACGAGCCGGTCACAACCGTGTTGGCCAATAACGTCACGCAATTGGATCTGTCGTATCTGGCCGCGACCTATGGCCCCGCCGATACCGACCAGGAGATTGAGAGTGATGAAGTCCTGCTGCTGGCGCATGACGACCGTCCCGCCGACAGCGGAAAACGCGTGCTGTTTATCGTCTCGGATCCCGACAGCCTCCGCAACCGCGACGCCGACAAACTGGCGTGGATGCAAAGCTGGGGGTACACCGTGGAACCGATTGCGGCCTCGGCATCGGCGTCCTCGCTGCAGCAAGCCTGGCAGCGTAACGACGTGATCTATATTTCCGAAACCACTTCCAGCAACACGTTGGGCAGCAAGGTCACCGATGCCCCAATCGGCGTGGTCTGTGAAGAAGCCTACTTGTGCGACGAACTGGGCGTGACCACTTCGGTCGGCAACGCGGTGGACTATCAGTACCTCAGCAGCACCGTCGGCACCCATTTTTTGACCGAGGGCTGGTTGCCTGGCGACGCCGTATCCATCAGTACCAAGAGACAGACGGTTCGCAACCTGTCCGACGACGAATCCGATCAGGCACCCGGTCTGCAAGTGTTGGCCACGCGGGCGGGCCAACCAGCGTTGGCTGTGCTCGATCAACACGCGCAACTGATCGCTTCGGATGCCGACGCTGGCCTGACCGCCGGGGAGACCACCGTGTTCTCGCAATGGTCGCCGACCTCGGAAATCAGCAACGACACCGTGGCCAGCAAAGTTGCGTTGGACGAGGACGCTATGGTGTCTAGCATCACGGCTTACGTCAAACTGCCCTTTGCTGGTTCGACCCGCTTCGCCATCTTTGCCGATAACGCCGGTGAACCGGGCGACCTGATCGCCGAAACCGGAATCGCCTACACGTTGTTTTCGGCCACGGGCTGGGTGAAGATCGATTTCGCCGATGCCTGCATGCTCGAGGCCGGCGACTACTGGTTGGCGATCGCGGTGCCTTCGGGCGTGCAAGTGCGGTATGACGACAGTGGCGGAACCTCGCGGTGTTCGTCGACCCATTCGCTCGCTGGCTTCGACTCGTCGTGGCAAAATACATTTGGTCCCGACCCCAACAACGCTCGCCTGTCGGCCTATCTGACCTACGACGCGATTCGTTATGCCGCCGGGCGACGCGTGTTTCTGCCATGGGGTTCGAGCGGCTTCGAAGTTACGCACTTGAACGAACAAGGGCAGGGCTTAATGCTGCGAGCGCTGCAGTGGGCCGCAGACGCGGTGCCCGACAATCCGGGACTGGACCTGCCCCTCAGCGGCAGCCTCTCCGGCGGCCAATACCTGGCACCGCCACTGCCTGACAACGCCACCGGTTGGCGGGTGACGCGTTTGTTCTGCCGGCTCAAGAAGCTCGAAGACGCATCCTATCAGAACGTGCAGTTCCGCCTGGTTAGCGCGACCTTGGATGAACGGCCCAGTCCCTACCTGCTGGAAGAGGCCTCGGTGGTGTTCGACTATCAATTCTCCTCCAAAGATTACGTCTGGTATGAAATCCCCTTCGCTGCTTCCGGCGATTTGCGGACCGACCGTGGCGTCTGCCTGACTGTCTCTGGCGGCGGTGCACAGGCCGCGGTGATTCTGAACTACGACGACGGCGCCAAGCCGACCACCGGCGATACCCTACTGCTGCAGTCGCTCGACCAGGGCAACACCTGGTCACCGCCCAGCGCCGAAGCCGACCTGCGGTTCTATTTGTACGGGCACTATCAGACACGAGGAGAACCCCAGTGGTGA
- a CDS encoding pilus assembly FimT family protein, which translates to MRGSHRRRTAFSLIELTVVILILGIVAAVAQPRYAAALAAFRLDSAAQRVAQDLQWASTRARVSSKPVLIRFHDDAPEAFYRFDKLADPLNPAAAMNPADSSTWYTVDLTQEPYAVWLSANADLTFDIHGRCDQDALIVLSLGAESRTVRWNAASGELIIE; encoded by the coding sequence GTGAGGGGGTCACATCGTCGACGTACCGCGTTCTCGCTGATCGAACTGACCGTCGTGATCCTGATTCTGGGGATCGTGGCGGCCGTCGCCCAGCCGCGGTATGCCGCCGCGCTGGCTGCTTTTCGCCTGGATTCGGCCGCCCAGCGAGTCGCCCAAGACCTGCAGTGGGCCTCGACTCGCGCGCGGGTATCCAGCAAACCGGTCCTGATCCGATTTCACGATGATGCACCGGAGGCCTTTTATCGGTTCGATAAACTGGCCGATCCGCTGAACCCCGCGGCGGCCATGAATCCCGCTGACTCCAGCACTTGGTACACCGTGGACCTGACCCAGGAACCTTATGCCGTTTGGTTGTCCGCCAACGCCGATCTGACTTTCGATATTCACGGACGCTGCGATCAAGACGCCCTGATCGTGTTAAGTCTCGGTGCAGAATCGCGGACCGTGCGTTGGAATGCTGCCAGCGGGGAGCTTATAATCGAATGA
- a CDS encoding HD-GYP domain-containing protein: MNPSAPVLSGQQLALINQTRLCLNQRFETAFSVWFYDEQGLEEMPGYAEQTQPKSRDQLAALLRQTPLAPGVICHTQEDGSEWIVHIESAIEEGHVLIAGHVQPTRQQLIRQLAENARQEAQQTLELKDSRGCLVEYADQVTNDFEELAWLRGLAEHIEACDLSSDLQTVSQAILPPLRELINAECIALIHQVPQADAEPSYECSYLLGTLPVDMDDCARLIQSCDGQQGHPMVRNATHLIEGDIDTFGLRNFILVPIARSGSRFGWLLVANRAMLGNSADDLRVNASCLSGWEFGTFEAGVVNAAAVMLGTHARNSQLFREREDLLLGVVRALINAVDAKDAYTCGHSDRVALIAQQVARKMQLGAAECERIYMAGLLHDIGKIGIPDDVLCKAGRLTDAEYEIIKQHPEIGYSILRHVKQLEYVLPGVLHHHESFDGTGYPQGLAGEAIPLYGRVLAVADAFDAMTSTRSYRRAMDREKAKDILREGAGSQWDPLAVEAFFQALPEIEKICENYQPHKYVADADDNSYGSRVSDPFDALTAALTALESV; the protein is encoded by the coding sequence ATGAACCCATCCGCTCCCGTCCTCTCCGGACAACAACTGGCCCTGATCAATCAAACCCGACTTTGTCTCAACCAGCGTTTTGAGACCGCGTTTTCGGTTTGGTTCTACGACGAACAGGGGTTGGAGGAGATGCCGGGTTATGCGGAACAGACGCAGCCCAAATCGCGGGACCAGCTGGCCGCCTTACTGCGGCAAACGCCGCTCGCCCCCGGCGTGATCTGCCACACACAGGAAGACGGCTCGGAGTGGATCGTGCATATCGAATCCGCAATCGAGGAGGGCCATGTGTTGATCGCCGGACACGTCCAACCCACTCGCCAGCAGTTGATCCGGCAACTGGCCGAGAACGCTCGTCAAGAAGCCCAGCAGACGCTGGAACTGAAAGACTCTCGCGGCTGCTTGGTGGAATACGCCGACCAGGTCACCAACGACTTTGAGGAACTGGCTTGGTTGCGAGGGCTGGCCGAACATATCGAAGCCTGTGACTTAAGCAGCGACCTGCAGACGGTCAGCCAAGCCATCTTGCCGCCGCTGCGTGAGCTGATCAATGCTGAATGCATCGCCTTGATACATCAGGTCCCGCAGGCGGATGCCGAACCCAGCTATGAATGTTCCTATCTGCTGGGGACGCTGCCGGTTGATATGGATGACTGCGCCCGCCTGATCCAATCTTGCGATGGTCAACAGGGCCACCCGATGGTCCGTAACGCCACGCACCTGATCGAAGGCGATATCGACACATTTGGGCTCCGCAATTTTATCTTAGTGCCGATCGCCCGATCGGGCAGCCGCTTCGGTTGGCTGTTGGTGGCCAATCGCGCCATGCTGGGCAACTCGGCGGACGATCTGCGGGTCAACGCCAGTTGTCTCAGTGGCTGGGAATTCGGCACCTTCGAAGCGGGCGTGGTGAACGCGGCCGCGGTGATGCTGGGCACCCACGCACGCAACTCGCAATTGTTTCGCGAACGTGAAGACCTGTTGTTGGGCGTGGTCCGCGCCTTGATCAATGCGGTGGATGCCAAAGATGCCTACACCTGTGGTCACAGTGATCGCGTGGCCCTGATCGCCCAACAGGTCGCTCGCAAAATGCAGCTCGGCGCCGCCGAATGTGAACGCATCTATATGGCCGGCTTGTTGCACGACATCGGCAAAATCGGTATCCCCGATGACGTGCTGTGCAAAGCTGGCCGCTTGACCGATGCCGAATACGAAATCATCAAACAGCATCCCGAAATCGGCTATTCGATTTTGCGTCACGTCAAACAGTTGGAGTATGTATTGCCCGGCGTGCTGCACCATCATGAATCTTTTGATGGCACGGGGTATCCGCAAGGTTTGGCCGGCGAAGCGATTCCTTTGTACGGCCGGGTGTTGGCGGTGGCTGACGCCTTTGACGCAATGACCAGTACGCGGTCTTATCGGCGAGCCATGGACCGCGAAAAAGCCAAAGATATTTTGCGAGAAGGAGCCGGCAGTCAGTGGGACCCACTGGCTGTGGAAGCATTCTTCCAAGCCTTGCCGGAAATCGAAAAGATCTGCGAGAACTACCAGCCTCACAAGTATGTCGCCGACGCGGACGATAATAGTTACGGCTCGCGGGTGTCTGATCCGTTTGACGCCCTCACCGCCGCGTTGACGGCGTTGGAGAGCGTCTAA
- a CDS encoding type II secretion system protein: MSGHLLQGKRSIRRGFTLVELVVVVLILGILAAVAAPRMFDTAGNARDSSTRQSLAVVRDAIQLYRSQNTAYPASASSLPDDISTYLAGSFPACQVGNANANIREATSATEITTASGTQGWAYYPATGEFVVNDDSAIDW; the protein is encoded by the coding sequence ATGTCAGGACACTTATTACAGGGCAAACGCTCCATTCGTCGCGGGTTCACGCTCGTTGAATTGGTAGTGGTCGTATTGATCTTGGGGATTTTGGCAGCCGTAGCCGCTCCCCGGATGTTTGATACCGCCGGCAACGCTCGCGACAGTAGCACGCGGCAATCACTGGCCGTGGTTCGTGACGCCATTCAGCTGTACCGTTCGCAGAACACCGCTTACCCCGCCAGCGCTAGCAGCTTGCCGGATGACATCTCAACGTACTTGGCGGGTTCCTTTCCGGCCTGCCAGGTTGGAAACGCCAATGCCAACATTCGCGAAGCCACCTCGGCTACCGAAATCACCACCGCCAGCGGCACCCAAGGTTGGGCCTATTACCCGGCCACCGGAGAGTTTGTCGTCAACGACGACTCGGCGATTGATTGGTAG
- a CDS encoding response regulator: protein MEPIGNLKRVLVAEDNRVLSDVLRFNLQRAGFGVEVARDGLQAMNELRNATFDLVVTDFQMPGANGEQLCQFIRNDLGNQTMPILICSAKGLELDAEQMRERYQVSKIIYKPFSMREIVKLAIEATSTCPTIV from the coding sequence ATGGAACCCATTGGCAACCTCAAACGCGTGCTCGTCGCCGAGGACAACCGTGTCCTGTCCGACGTGCTGCGTTTTAACTTACAGCGAGCCGGATTCGGCGTAGAAGTGGCTCGCGATGGCCTGCAAGCCATGAACGAATTGCGGAATGCAACGTTTGATCTGGTAGTGACCGATTTTCAGATGCCTGGCGCCAACGGAGAACAACTCTGCCAGTTCATCCGCAATGACCTGGGCAACCAGACCATGCCCATTTTGATCTGTTCGGCCAAGGGGCTGGAACTGGACGCGGAACAGATGCGCGAGCGGTACCAGGTCAGCAAGATCATCTACAAACCATTCAGCATGCGAGAGATCGTCAAGCTGGCGATCGAAGCGACCTCCACCTGCCCCACCATCGTTTAA
- a CDS encoding PAS domain-containing sensor histidine kinase, whose amino-acid sequence MPSPTSNSLTHRLVDRHLAFGLACVFAGTVAIHLTLWQGDNQMIAGAVAVPLGVLLVGGWMLRNVTRVPGSIEGQLRNLAEQTAVPLQPLKESGPVAAGWNSLLSRLNRHDAAHSLADRLTEAFCQSGGSRWEAAFMNLPDGFAITNESGTIEACNPALLRVLRLPSDQAITGRNLQHLLQQWTGETDNPALQQLAQSSCKITCELRCGSTTAEGVLRVARCGIADSQDSGTSQGLVWNIRDNTQQRLSEEMRNEFVFTATHELRTPLANIKAYAETLTLDMDLDIEKQKGFFNIINAEATRLARFIDELLDVSQMESGSMGVVRHETDLERLLQEVFEHVQPQARKQQLELESVLPPKLPKVQADKDKLAAAMVNLLGNAIKYTPQGGQVRLKVEQDKQYVHLQVEDTGIGIHEDEISRIGEKFFRCHDERIQDIPGSGLGVAFAQEVARLHGGKLSIRSQLNEGSQFTLSLPAAREAS is encoded by the coding sequence ATGCCTTCCCCCACCAGCAACTCCCTGACCCATCGCCTGGTCGATCGCCATCTAGCGTTCGGCTTGGCGTGCGTATTTGCCGGCACGGTTGCGATCCATTTGACGCTGTGGCAGGGCGACAACCAGATGATTGCCGGCGCCGTTGCGGTACCGCTGGGCGTGCTGTTGGTAGGCGGCTGGATGCTCCGCAACGTGACCCGCGTGCCCGGTTCGATCGAGGGGCAACTCCGCAACTTGGCCGAACAAACCGCTGTCCCCCTGCAACCGCTGAAGGAATCCGGACCGGTCGCCGCCGGCTGGAACAGTTTACTCAGTCGCTTAAACCGCCACGACGCCGCCCACAGCTTGGCGGATCGCTTGACCGAAGCGTTTTGTCAGTCCGGTGGCAGTCGTTGGGAAGCCGCCTTCATGAACCTGCCCGACGGCTTTGCGATCACCAACGAATCGGGCACCATTGAAGCCTGCAACCCCGCTCTACTGCGGGTCTTGCGGTTGCCCAGTGACCAGGCCATTACCGGCCGTAACCTGCAACACCTGCTGCAACAGTGGACCGGCGAGACCGACAACCCCGCCCTGCAACAACTGGCGCAATCCAGTTGCAAGATCACCTGCGAACTGCGTTGCGGATCGACCACCGCCGAGGGCGTGCTGCGCGTCGCCCGCTGCGGCATCGCCGACTCGCAGGATAGCGGCACATCACAAGGGCTGGTCTGGAACATCCGCGACAACACCCAGCAACGGCTGAGTGAAGAGATGCGGAATGAGTTTGTGTTCACCGCCACGCACGAACTGCGGACCCCGCTGGCCAACATCAAGGCCTATGCGGAAACCCTGACGCTGGACATGGATCTGGATATTGAGAAGCAAAAAGGGTTTTTCAACATCATCAATGCCGAAGCCACGCGGCTGGCAAGGTTCATCGACGAACTGCTGGACGTCAGTCAGATGGAATCCGGATCGATGGGCGTGGTCCGTCATGAAACCGATCTGGAACGGTTGCTGCAAGAAGTTTTCGAACATGTCCAACCACAGGCCCGGAAGCAACAGCTGGAACTGGAAAGTGTGCTGCCACCGAAGTTACCCAAAGTCCAAGCGGACAAAGACAAACTGGCCGCGGCAATGGTCAACCTGTTGGGCAACGCGATTAAATACACGCCCCAGGGTGGACAGGTACGACTGAAGGTGGAACAGGACAAGCAGTACGTACACCTGCAGGTCGAAGACACCGGGATCGGCATCCACGAGGACGAAATTTCGCGGATCGGCGAAAAATTCTTCCGCTGCCATGACGAACGTATTCAAGACATCCCCGGCAGCGGACTGGGTGTGGCCTTTGCTCAGGAAGTAGCTCGCCTGCACGGCGGCAAGTTAAGCATCCGCAGCCAGCTGAACGAAGGCTCGCAGTTCACCCTGTCCCTGCCCGCCGCGAGGGAGGCCAGCTGA
- a CDS encoding STAS domain-containing protein — protein sequence MWELNQQGAVWILSGDQPINSESIAELDQQIQTCFAGAPPKLVLNLQQVPLLDSAGLEWLWDVRTRCEAMGGAFEIAGPTSLCREILQATRLTHHFVVFDDVVTAAGSFAQ from the coding sequence ATGTGGGAACTGAACCAACAAGGCGCCGTCTGGATTCTCTCCGGCGACCAACCGATCAACAGCGAAAGCATCGCCGAACTGGATCAACAGATTCAAACCTGCTTTGCCGGGGCTCCGCCGAAACTGGTCCTTAATCTGCAACAGGTGCCGCTGCTCGATAGCGCCGGCCTGGAATGGTTGTGGGACGTGCGCACCCGTTGCGAAGCCATGGGCGGCGCATTTGAAATCGCCGGACCCACGTCGCTGTGCCGTGAAATCCTGCAAGCGACTCGCTTGACGCATCACTTTGTGGTCTTCGACGACGTGGTGACCGCCGCCGGGAGTTTTGCGCAATGA
- a CDS encoding GspE/PulE family protein — protein MSLLSPSSPATALPSATTRQRPAKLSAAVPGRQSSVPLGERLIEAGVLTSDELSAALSQHSRKNAKLGETLLELGFVDEATLLRVLGQQCGVPAVRLRDGLVDPAVVRLLPRNKAQQLCALVMFRVHDTLTVAMADPRNLRHTDEIERLTGLRVAPALALRTAIETSIPRCYEDDFSVDAISADMSPDAVEVQSDAVDIDLGDIESLADGSPIINLVNFIIVNALRQKASDIHVEPGHRCTTVRLRVDGQLREVLRPRRDFHAALISRLKVMAKLDIAEHRTPQDGRIHVLVEGREIDLRVSTLPTILGEKVVMRVLDRKNVTFNLDELGVPAPLLQSTKKMLSRPHGLILVTGPTGSGKTTTLYSALELIKSVHRNIVTVEDPVEYQLEQINQVPVGASKAMSFPAALRSILRQDPDVIMIGEIRDAETAAVAIQAALTGHLVLSTLHTNDSLSAVTRLADMGVEPFKIAAALAGVVAQRLVRTICPHCKTTHYPDAELLAMIGYTGDTRRPFTRGEGCRVCYDTGFQGRIGIYEVLSVDRELRQMIGHRAELDTLRECHLRAGGTLLMDEGIRMAESGRTSLEEVIRVAHFD, from the coding sequence ATGAGCCTGCTGAGCCCGTCCTCGCCAGCGACCGCCCTCCCGTCCGCCACCACCCGCCAGCGGCCGGCCAAGCTCTCCGCCGCCGTCCCAGGCCGACAGTCCAGTGTGCCGCTGGGCGAACGGCTGATCGAAGCCGGCGTGCTGACGTCCGATGAACTGTCGGCCGCGCTCAGTCAACACTCGCGAAAAAACGCCAAGCTGGGCGAAACTCTGCTGGAACTGGGATTCGTCGACGAAGCCACCCTGCTGCGTGTGTTGGGCCAGCAATGCGGCGTGCCGGCGGTGCGACTTCGCGACGGCTTGGTCGATCCCGCCGTGGTTCGCTTGCTGCCGCGAAACAAAGCGCAGCAGTTGTGTGCGTTGGTGATGTTCCGTGTCCACGACACGCTGACGGTCGCCATGGCGGACCCCCGCAATCTTCGTCACACCGACGAAATCGAACGCCTCACCGGGCTCCGCGTGGCCCCCGCGTTGGCCTTGCGAACGGCCATCGAAACCTCGATTCCACGCTGTTACGAAGACGACTTTTCGGTCGACGCGATCAGCGCCGACATGTCGCCCGACGCGGTCGAGGTGCAGAGCGACGCGGTCGACATCGATCTGGGTGACATCGAATCCTTGGCCGATGGAAGCCCGATCATCAATCTGGTGAACTTTATCATCGTCAACGCGCTGCGGCAAAAGGCCAGCGACATCCACGTCGAACCGGGACATCGCTGCACCACCGTGCGGCTCCGCGTCGACGGTCAGCTGCGTGAGGTATTGCGTCCGCGGCGCGATTTTCACGCCGCCTTGATTTCGCGTTTGAAGGTGATGGCGAAACTGGACATCGCCGAACATCGCACGCCTCAGGACGGCCGCATTCACGTGTTGGTCGAAGGGCGTGAAATCGATTTGCGGGTATCCACGCTGCCGACGATCCTCGGCGAGAAGGTCGTGATGCGAGTTCTGGATCGCAAGAACGTAACCTTCAACCTGGACGAGTTGGGCGTGCCCGCCCCGCTATTGCAGTCCACCAAAAAGATGCTGTCCCGACCTCACGGCTTGATCCTGGTTACGGGGCCGACGGGAAGCGGTAAAACGACGACGTTGTATTCCGCCTTGGAATTGATCAAATCCGTCCATCGCAACATCGTCACCGTCGAAGACCCGGTGGAATACCAGTTGGAACAAATCAATCAGGTTCCCGTGGGGGCGTCTAAAGCGATGTCCTTTCCCGCCGCGTTGCGGTCGATCCTGCGACAGGACCCGGACGTGATCATGATCGGCGAAATTCGCGATGCGGAAACCGCCGCGGTGGCGATTCAAGCCGCCCTGACCGGCCACCTGGTGCTCAGCACCCTGCACACCAACGACAGCCTGAGCGCCGTGACGCGGTTGGCCGACATGGGCGTCGAACCCTTCAAGATCGCCGCCGCCCTGGCCGGCGTGGTCGCCCAACGCTTGGTGCGAACGATCTGCCCCCACTGCAAAACCACTCACTATCCGGACGCCGAATTGCTGGCCATGATCGGCTACACCGGCGACACCCGCCGCCCCTTCACCCGAGGCGAAGGCTGCCGCGTCTGCTACGACACCGGTTTCCAAGGACGGATCGGCATCTACGAGGTGCTGTCGGTCGACCGCGAACTGCGGCAAATGATCGGGCATCGGGCCGAACTGGACACGCTGCGTGAATGCCACCTGCGCGCCGGTGGCACGCTGTTGATGGACGAAGGTATCCGGATGGCAGAATCAGGACGTACCAGTTTGGAGGAAGTGATTCGCGTCGCCCACTTTGATTAG